Part of the Undibacter mobilis genome is shown below.
GTTTTGGTGGTGTATCTGCGGATCGGTCTGCGCTTCCTCAAGGTGCTTCTTGTAGTTCACCGGCGCTGCGACGATCTTGCCCGGATTGGCAACCGGCGAAAGCAGAGTGCACTCGCTCAGCGCCAGCGTCTTTGCCGTTTTCGCAAGCTTGTCCGCTTCGGCCCGCACCGCTGGCAGGTTGGCTATCATCAGATCGTGCGTGGGGAAGGGATAACGCGCCGCCGGCAGAACATCGAGGGCGGCGGTGACATCCTTGACACGATCGCCTTCGACGACGCCGAGGCGGTTATCGTTGAAACGGCAGAGCTTCATGGGGCGTTTCCGGTCTGGCTTTCAGAATTTGCGCCAGCCGGATGACATGTTTCGCGCGCGAAGACCATAGCGTTCTCCAGCGACGTGGATGCCGGCTCGCGTGAAGTAACGCGTCAGGAAAGCTCAGCCGTGGGCAAGGCTTATTCGGTGGGCGACTTGGCCGGTGCGGCGAGCACGGTTTTGCAGGCCGGCGGCAGATCGGCGAGCGTGATAGGCCGCGGCGGCTTGCCGCCCGGCGGTCGCGGCTTGGGCTTGAGAACCTTGTCGGAGAACCAGTAATCGAGCGCGGCGCCGCAGCCATCGCTGTCCGGCACTGAGGGCTGTGGGCGGCAGTTGGGCGAATCCGCCGGGCATTCGAGCCGCACATGGATGTGATCATGGTGCGCATACCAGGGCCGCACCTTTTCCATCCAGTCCGGATGCTTGGCGCCCTGCATCCGGCACATTTCCTTCTTGATCGCGGCATTGACCAGCACGCGCTCGACACCGGGCTGCTGCGCGGCGACGCGGATGAAGTCGTAATGCTGCGGCGTCCAGGTCTTGGGATTGATACTCTTCCAGTCGGTGCCAACGAGATTGATCGCCGACACCTTCTCGCGCTCGTCGCTCGACAAGGTGTGGCCCGGCATCGGCATGAACCAGACATCGACGTCGAGGCCGGTCTGGTGGCTCATATGACCGAACGGGGTTGGGCCGCCGCGCGGCTGCGCCATGTCGCCGACGAGAATGCCTTTCCAGCCGGTTGCCTTGGCGGCGGCGGGCGCGAAGCGTTCGAGAAACTGTACGAGGCTTGGATGGCCCCAGTTGCGGTTGCGCGACAGCCTCATGACCTGCCAGGTCGGGCCGTTGACTGGTAATGCGACGCCGCCTTGCAGACAGCCGCGCGGGTAATAGCCGATGGCCATGGCCTTGCCGAGGCTCGGCAGCTTCTCCGCGGAGAAGAGTTGCTTGGCCGGTACCGGTTCGTCTTTCCTGTCCGCCTTGTCGGCGATGCTCGGCTTTTCCGGCGGCAGCGGCGTCGGCGACGCAACGGCGGGTGCGGGCGTGTCGGTTGCCGGAGCTGTCGTCACCGGCGCCGGTGCGGGCTCTGGCGCTGCGGGCTTGACCACATCGATCGGCGGCGCGGCCGGCGGCGTTGTGGTCGCAGGCGGCGCCGTCCATGGCGCGATCACGGCGGGCCGTGTCGCCGACGGCTGATCGGCAGGCGCGGAGACTGAAGCATCGGGCGCGCCATCAAGCGTCTGCCCGACGGCGAATGCGCCGGCAACGAGCAGCGTGAAGCAGGCACCGATGATGGCAGCGCGATAGGTCATAGCAGTCGATTTAAGCGATTTCGGTCCGGACTGTCAGGTTAATTGCGCGGCATGGTTTAAGTCGGCGGTGGCCGGGTTCCATGTCGGGGCAGTACGGAAATCCGAACAACATCAGTCACTTTTATGGTTAACGAAAGCTTTACAACCCCGGCCATGATCGGCGATCCTTGGCGGGTCGCGATTTCTTGGAAGGTGCTGCCATGCGTTGTGTAGGTGTTGCTGTCGCCGTCGCGTTCCTGGGACTCGCGCCGTCCGTCGCGCAGGCGGAAATCGTCATCACCATCAGCAAGGCGCAGCAGCGCGTCGCCGTCGCGGTCGATGGCGCGGAACGTTTCCGCTGGCCGGTGTCGACCGGCCGTCGCGGCTTCGACACGCCGGTCGGCAAGTTCCGTCCGGTGCGGCTCGAGAAGAATTGGTATTCGCGCAAATACGACTGGGCGCCAATGCCGAATTCGATCTTCTTCTACCGGGGCTATGCGATGCATGGCACGACGGAAGAGCGCAATCTCGGGCGCCGCGCCTCGCATGGCTGCGTACGGCTGAGCCGCGAGCACGCCGCGACATTGTTCGCCATGGTACGCGAGCGCGGCCGCGCCAATGCGCGCATTGTCGTCGTTAACGGGCCGCTGCCGAAACAGGACTATCCAGCCGAGACGCCAATGGCGGCGGTCGAGCAGCCGGCCGATGCCGCAGCGGCGCTCGCCCGCGCCACCGACGACGACGTTATTCAGGTGACGGTAACGCCCGACGCGCTGCCGCTGGCGAAGCCCGCCGTGCTGACGATGGCGCCGCCGCGTGACGATGCACCGGCCGCGATGCCGCTTGCACGGCCGGTGGCGCGACAGGCGCGGCCGGCCCGCGCCGAGAAGTTCACCTCGGTCGGGAGCGAGGCTGCGGTGCTGCGCGGGCGCGAAGCCTGGCTGCGCAGCCTCGACCGCAAATACGGGATCGTGCGCTAACCACATTTTGCGAAGGCCGCCCGGAGCCGGCTTCGGTCACGGTAAACAGAAGGCCGGGAGTTTTGTATGCGTCGTCTGGCCGTCGCTCTTTTCGTGCTCGCGTTGTCGCTCGCCGCTCATGCGGCGCAGGCGGGCATTGTCGTTACCGTGAACAAATCGGCGCAGGAGCTGACCGTCGAAGTCGACGGCGTCACGCAATATCGCTGGCCGGTCTCAACCGCGCGCTGGGGCTACAATACCCCCAACGGCACCTATCGGCCGCAGCGCCTCGAGCGGCAGTGGTACTCGCGCAAATACGACTGGTCGCCGATGCCCTATTCGATCTTCTTTGCCGGCGGCTACGCCATTCACGGCAGCAATGAGATTTCGCGCCTCGGCCGCCCGGCCTCGCACGGCTGCATCCGCCTGCATCCGAAGAACGCCGCAGTGCTGTTCGATCTCGTCAAGCGCAACCCCGGCGCAACCCGCATCGACATCGTCGGCGGGCGGCCGGACGCGGCGCCGGAAAAATCACCGCGCCGCACCGGCCCGCAGGTCGAGTTCCGCCCGCGCAAGCGCGTGATGCATGAAGAGCGGATCGTGCGCCGCCGCGCCGTCCCTGCCGAGGAAAGCTTCGAGGAAATCTTTCTCGAGCCGCCGCGCTATCGTTCCCGTCGCGCCGTGCAATGGGATGATTTTTAAAAGCTAGCTTGCCCGCCGCTTGCGCGTGGCCGCCGCCTTCTTGGCCGAGCGTGAGCGCGCCGCCTTGGAGCGTGAGGCCGAAGCGCGGCCGCCGATCTTGCCGCCTTTGCGCGATGAAGCGTGGCTCTCTTTCTTGCCGCGGCCCGAGCCGGACTTCTTGCCGCCGCCGGATTCCTTGTTAACCGTGGCCCAGGCGCGCCGCTCGGCTTCCTCGTGCGCGACGCCGCGCTTTTCGTAGCCCTCTTCGATGTGTTCGGCCTTGCGCTTCTGTTTGCCGGTATAGGCCGCCTTGCTGCCGCGGGGCATGGTGCTTCTCCTGCGTTCGGTCCGACCGCTGAACGCGCGGCAAAGCGCACCGGTTCCGCTTCGCTAGAACAAGGCGACGCCGAGTTCGACCTCCTGTTGCGGCGTGACATAGATCGTCGCGCCGTCCGCGCCCGGCACGCCGAGCGTCAGCACCTCGGAGACCTCGGGCCCCATCTTGCGCGGCGCAAAGTTGACGACCGCGAGCACCTGCCGGCCCAGCAGCGCGTCCTTCGGATAATTGCGATAGGCGCCGCACGACACCTTGGTGCCGATATCGCCGCCGAAGTCGATGGTCAAACGCCAGGTCGGCTTCTTCGTCTGCGCCTCCTCGACCTTGACGATGCGGCCGACGCGGATATCGAGCGCATCGAAATGCGAGAAATCGGCGATGGGTTTGACGCTCATGGTTTGCCTTTCGTCCTTCACTGCCACACCATTGGCGGCAAACATGGCACCGGGAGATTCAGGATGAAAGTAGCGATCGTGACGGCGGGCGGCAGCGGCATGGGCGCGGCCTGCGCGAGGAAACTGGCCGCCGACGGCTACAAGGTCGCGATCCTGTCGTCATCGGGCAAAGGCGAAGCGCTCGCCAAGGAACTCGGCGGCATCGGCGTCACCGGCACCAACCAATCGAACGACGATCTCAAGCGCCTTGTCAACGAGACGATGGCGACCTGGGGCCGCGTCGATGCGCTGGTGAACAGCGCCGGCCACGGGCCGCGCGACGAGATTCTGAAAATCACCGACGAGCAGTGGCACACCGGCATGGATGTGTACCTGCTCAGCGCGATCCGTCCGGCGCGGCTGGTGGCGCCGATCATGGCGGCGCAGAAGTCGGGTTCGATCGTCAACATCTCGACCGCCTGGGCGTTCGAGCCGAGCCCGCTGTTTCCGACCTCGGGCGTGTTCCGCGCCGGGCTCGCGGCCTTCACCAAATTATTCGCCGACAAATACGCCGCCGACAATGTGCGCATGAACAATGTGCTGCCGGGCTGGATCGATTCACTGCCGGAGAAGGACGAGCGCCGCGAACAGGTCCCGATGGGCCGCTACGGCACCGCCGACGAAATCGCCGCGACCGTGGCGTTCCTGGTCTCCGACGGCGCGGGCTACATCACCGGGCAGAATCTGAAGGTCGATGGCGGCCTGATGCGGGGGATTTGATCTCTCTCCGCCTCGTCCTTCGAGGCTCGCTGCGCTCGCACCTCAGGATGAGGCCGGGAGAGTTGCGCCTCACAGAATCCCGTACTTCGCATAAACATCCGCCAGCAGCCGGCCCTGGAGCAGTTCGTCGCGGGAGCGGTTCTCGCCGTCGACCTTCCTGAAGGCCGCCTCGAAAACCTTCTCCTCGATCTCGCGCGGGATGACGACCACGCCGTCGACATCGCCGAACACGATATCGCCGGAGCGCACCTTGACGCCGCCGCATGCCATCGGCCGGTCGATCTCAAGCATCTTGCCGCGGCCGCGCGAATCCAGCGGGCCGATGCCACCGCAGAACACCGGAAATTTCAGTTCGCGGATGAAGCGCACGTCGCGGCACAGCCCGTCGGTGACGCAGCCGACGCCGCCGCGCATGCGGGTCGCCGTGGTGAGCAATTCGCCCCACGGCGCGATGGTGAGATTGCCGGCGCAGCCGAGCACCGGAATTTCGCCGGGCTTGATGTCGTCGATCAGCCTGATCTCGAGTTCGTACGGGTTCTCGCCCTCGGGCCCGGCATCGCAGACCGCCATATAGGCGCCGGTCCGCGCGCGGCCGATAAGCACGACGGTGTCGTCGAGCGGCCGGATGTTGGGCGTCATGGCCTGCGATGTGTGGCCGAGGCTGTCGAGCACGTCGGAGAGAACGGGCGTGTAGAGCTTCTCCTTCGCCCGCGCCAAGTCATCAACGCCCAGCATGCTGACCCTCCCGAACCGTTTTGACTTTCGTGGAGTGTGGCCGAGAGGCCGCAGCAGCGTCAATCGTGCGGTGCGGCGCGAGCGCGTGCGGTCTTTATGGCGCCCTTATTTCGTCGGCTGACAATTCCTCTCGCGACTTTACGCGAAGGCGGCCATCTGTCCGTCAGTGGAAGATGGAGGCGACCATGTCGCGCTACGAGGAACTTCAGGATCGGTTCGACGCGCCGGATCGCGGAGCGGACGTTTTCTGGACGCTCGTTATCATCGGCTTTGCTTTGCTACTCGGCGCTCTCGCGGTGACCAGCAACGGCAAGACCGATTGCTTGAACGTCGCCAACGATCAGGCCCGGCTGGCGTGTTTCGACGCCGCCGCTTCGCCGCAGCCCGCCAAGGGCGCGGTCATCCAGTACAAGTAATGGAGAATGTTATGACCCTCTCGGTTCACTGGAGCCAGACGCCGCGGGGCGCGGCCGCCGATAGCCCGGCGCGCAGGCTGGCATGGCAATGCGTCAAGGGCGCCGGCGTTGCCATTCTGCTGGCTTCGATGCTGGTGGCCATCATCGGCGTCCGCATCTACGCCTTCGTGCCGGCGCTGCATTGATTGGGCTGTGACGCGAGGCGGGTGGCGCCTCGCGTTAGGTATCCACCTTCAGCGCCGCGATGAACGCCTCTTGCGGGATGTCGACCTTCCCGTACTGGCGCATCTTCTTCTTGCCCTTCTTCTGCTTGTCCAGAAGCTTGCGCTTGCGGGTGGCGTCGCCGCCTTAGCGCTTGGCCGTCACGTCCAAAGTAACTCCAAAGCGCATGGCGCGCACGGTTTCACGGGCGATGGCTCGATGCTAAGCCGCCTCGGTGAGAAGCGCGGGCGAAAGGTGCGTCCTTGCATCGAGAACTTCGATACCGACGATCCGCCCTTCGGCGTCGTAATCAAATACGATGTCGGGAGAGACTTCGGCGCTCTCAATGATGTTTTCCTGCGACAAGCGGATATAGGCCGCATTATCCTCAGGCCGATATTTGATCGTCGGCGTCATGACGGCCTCCGTGCATCCCGGTCGAAAAACACCGTCAGAATACGGATTTCGGCAGCCGTTTCAATGCACGCGATTCGAAGGACGCGACCTCCAAATTCCGGGATTGCCCGAAACCGGCGCTCCACACCGGCACGATGCGGGTCGGGATACGATCATTCCGGCTTCCTCGCGGTCATATCGATCCAATCAGGATGCAGCTTGCGCTCTGCGATGGCGTCCTCGGCGTGCCTTGTAAATCGCAAGGGCTTTCGATCCGGCATCAGGGCGTCCCCCATCCCGAGGGAAGCATATCACATCAGGCGGCCCTTGGTCCGACGTTTCCCGTCAGGTATCCACCTTGAGTGCCGCGATGAACGCCTCTTGCGGAATGTCCACCTTGCCGTACTGGCGCATCTTCTTCTTGCCCTTCTTCTGCTTGTCCAGAAGCTTGCGCTTGCGGGTGGCGTCGCCGCCGTAGCACTTGGCGGTCACGTCCTTGCGCATGGCACGCACGGTTTCGCGGGCGATGATCTTGCCGCCGATGGCGGCCTGGATCGGCACCTGGAACATGTGCGGCGGGATCAGTTCTTTCAGCTTCTCCACCATGCCGCGGCCGCGCGATTCGGCGCGGCTGCGATGCACCAGCATCGACAGCGCGTCGACCGGCTCGTCATTGACGAGGATCGACATCTTCACGAGATCGGCCTCGCGATAGTCGGTGAGCGCGTAGTCGAACGAGGCATAGCCCTTCGACACCGATTTCAGGCGGTCGTAGAAATCGAACACCACTTCGTTCAGCGGCAGTTCGTATTTCACCATGGCGCGCGAGCCGACATAGGTCAGCTCCTTCTGCGTGCCGCGGCGGTCCTGACACAGCTTGAGCACCGCGCCGAGATATTCGTCCGGCGTCAGGATCGTCGCTTCGATCCACGGTTCCTCGATGGTGAGAATCTTCATCACATCCGGCATGTCGACCGGATTGTGCAATTCGATCTGCGTGCCGTCGCGCAGGTTCATCTTGTAGATGACCGACGGCGCTGTCGCGATCAGATCAAGATTGAATTCGCGTTCCAGCCGCTCCTGGATGATTTCGAGATGCAGCAGGCCGAGAAAACCGCAGCGGAAGCCGAAGCCGAGAGCGGCCGAGGTTTCCATTTCAAAGCTGAACGAGGCGTCGTTGAGCCGCAGCTTGCCCATCGCCGCGCGCAAGTCCTCGAACTGCGCCGCATCGACCGGGAACAGACCGCAGAACACCACCGGGATCGACGGCTTGAAGCCGGGCAGGGGCTCGTCGACCGGATTGCGCTCGTCGGTGATGGTGTCGCCGACGCGCGTATCGGCCACTTCCTTGATCGAGGCGGTCAACATGCCGATCTCGCCGGGGCCGAGCTCATCGACGATGGTCAGTTTCGGCTTGAACACGCCGGTGCGGTCGACTTCATAAGACGCATCGATGCCGATCATGCGGATGCGCTGGCCCTTCTTCAACACGCCATCGACAATGCGCACGAGAACGACCACGCCGAGATAGGGGTCGTACCAGCTGTCGACCAGCAGCGCTTTCAGCGGCGCATCGCGGTCGCCCTTCGGTGGCGGCAGGCGGGTGACAATGGCCTCAAGCACATCGGGGACGCCGAGGCCGGTCTTGGCCGAGATCATCACCGCGTTCGAGGCGTCGAGACCGATGACGTCCTCGATCTGTTTCTTGATCTTTTCCGGTTCGGCGGCGGGCAGATCGACCTTGTTCAGCACCGGCACGATTTCGTGGCCGGCATCGAGCGCGTGATAAACGTTGGCGAGCGTCTGCGCCTCGACGCCCTGTGAGGCATCGACCACCAGCAGCGAGCCTTCGCAGGCGGCCAGCGAGCGGTTCACCTCATAGGCAAAGTCGACATGGCCGGGGGTGTCGATCAGGTTGAGGATGTAATCTTTGCCGTCACGGGCCTTGTAGTTCAGGCGCACGGTCTGCGCCTTGATGGTAATGCCGCGCTCCTTCTCGATATCCATATTATCGAGAACCTGCTCCTTGCCGGCCATTTCGCGCGCGTCGAGGCCGCCCGTGAGCTGGATCAGCCGATCGGCGAGGGTCGATTTGCCATGGTCGATATGGGCGACGATGGAGAAATTGCGGATGTTTTGAATGGGCACGGCCGTCATGGCCGCGAGATAACACCCGAATCCGGGGCCATCAAGGCAATCCGGCCTCTAAACCCTGTCATTCCGGGGCTGCCCGAAGGGCAGAACCCGGAATCCAGAGGCGGGCGCTGAATTCCGCGTCCGGTCCTTCGGACCGTCCCAGAATGACGTCGATTACTGCGCCTTCCAGACCACCGCGGCGGAGACGGCGTAATTCCACACCGCACCCATCACCGCGCCACCCAGGCCTGCGATCCACCAGCTCGGCCCTCCGGAATAGAGCAGGCTGGCGATGCCGATATTGGAAATCGCGCCGACCGAGCAGATCAGTTCAAACTCGACCAGGCCCCGGAAAAAGGCCCAGCCGGTCAGCCGCTGGTCGCGGTAGGTGAAGGCGTTGTTGAAGACGTAGTTCCAGGCGATGGCGACCACGGTGGCGATGGTCTGCTGCAGACCGAAGCCGGGCACGCCGAGCGCGTGGAGCGCGGTGAGCATTGCCATGTGTGCGCCGATGCCGGTCGCTCCGACCAGGCAGAACAGCACGAAACGGTAGGAGATCGTGTCGTTGCTGAGCTTGGCCAGCAGCAGTTGCCCGAAATCGAGGGCGACGCGGGCATCGAGCTTGCTCTCGCCGGCGAGCCGCGCGCCGAACACGTAAGGCAGTTCTGTCACGCGCAGGACATCGCGGCCGGTGGCGGCGATGTCGAGCAGGATCTTGAAGCCCTGCGTCGACAGCTTCGGTGCCATGTCGTCGATCACGTCGCGGCGGAGCATGAAAAAGCCGCTCATCGGATCGGTCAGTTCGACCTTGAGCAGCTTGCGCGCCAGCGCCGTGGACCACTGGCTCGCCTTGGCACGGCCGGCAGAAAAGCCGGTATCCGTGGTGCCGTCGATGTAGCGCGAGGCGACGACCAGGTCGGTGTTGCCGTCGCGCAAGGTCGCGACCATCCGCGCCAGTACGGTCTCGTCATGCTGGCCGTCGGCATCCATCACCGCGACGAATTTCGCCTGCGAGGCCAGCATGCCCTCGATACAGGCTCCGGCGAGGCCGCGGCGGCCGACCCGGCGGATGCAGCGCACGCGGCGGTCCTGCGCGCCGATGGCGCGGGCCACGGCGCTGGTGCCGTCCGGCGAATTGTCGTCGACGATGATGACTTCCCAGTCGATGCCGGCGAGCGCCCGCGACAGGCGTTCGACCACCACCGGCACATTCCGGTGCTCGTTGAAGGTCGGCAGAATGACCGTGAGTTCAGGCGCGGCTTCAATCGCGGGCACCAGCGCCGGCGCATCGACTTGCGGCATGCGGGCGTGCTGAGCCGCCGTGTTTTCCAGAGTGTCCTGAGCCATCGGAGCCTTAAGCCTTTGCCGGTCGGCAGTGTGGTGGAGCGGCGTTAACAGCCGGTTCGCGCAAGGCTTGATTCCAATATAATAGAATTATAGGATCTGATCATGGAACAGGTCGACGACCGGACTGGTGAACTGGACCGTGCCATCGGCGCCCAGGTGCGGGCGTTGCGCTCGGCGCGCGGCCTGACTTTGGAGGCGCTGGCGGACAAGGCGGGAGTCAGCCGCGCCATGCTGTCGCGCATCGAGCGCGGCGAGTCGAACCCCACCGCGCAACTGCTCGGCCGTGTCTGCGCCGGGCTCGACGTCACTTTGTCGGCGCTCTTTGCGGAGACCGAGCGCGCGGCTTCGCCACTGTCACGCCGCGCCGATCAGTCGGTGTGGCGCGATCCCGGCAGCGGCTATGTGCGGCGCGTGGTCACGCCGCCGAATTGCGGTTCAGCCGCCGACATTGTCGATGTCGAGTTTCCGCCTGGTGCTTCGGTGACGATGGAATCATCGCGCAACCCTGCGATGGATCAGCAGATCGTGCTGCTCTCGGGCCGCATGGACATCACGGCCGGTGACACGACGCACCGCCTCGAGGCAGGCGACGGCCTGTACACGCCCCTTGGCCAGCCTGTTTCATTTCACAATCCGGGGACAAAGGCCGCGCATTACCTGGTCGTCGTCGCGCCTGGTGGGCCGCGTTATTGAAAGGCGAGGGCAGGGTGAGGACATGAGCGCGATCGTCATTCGTGAAATCGGTGCGGCGGAAGCGGAGCGGCGCATCGCCGAACTCGGAGCCATCCTGCGCGACGCGGTCGACGGCGGCGCCTCGGTGAATTTTCTCGCCGGCCTCACGCAAGCTGAAGCGGAAGCATTCTGGCGCGGGCAGCTGGCCGGCCTGGCCGACGGCAGCCGCCATCTCCTCGTTGCCGATGACGGCGAGAAACTGGTCGGCACCGTGGTGCTGACCCTGGCGCCGCAGCCGAACCAGCCGCACCGCGCCGATGTCGGCAAGATGCTGGTGCTGTCGTCGTTGCGGCGGCAGGGGCTGGGCTGCAGGTTGCTCGAGGCGGTCGAGGCGCTGGCGCGGGCCAAGGGTCGCACCCTGCTGATGCTCGACACGACGACCGGTTCGTCCGGCGATAGGTTATATCGGTGCCGTGGGTGGGTAGAGTACGGCATCGTCCCCGCCCACGCCCTGTCAACTCTCGGCATCCCGACCGCGACGTCGTTTTTCTATAAGCAGATGTGAAGGCTGTGGGCGCTGCGGGGCGTGACGCCCGCTGCGGGGCGTGGCATAGGCAGGCCTATGCTCCGACTGATCCATCTCTTCAAGAACCTGCGCGCTTCGGTCGCCGATCCGGCCAATGCCAATGTGACGGTGTTCTTTGCACTGATCGCCTATGCCGCGGTGTGGACTGCCTATGGCGTCATCACCAAAGGGCCGGCCGGCTTCCACCCCGACATGACTGAGATTATCGCGTGGTCACGCGATTTCGACTTCGGCACTGTCAAGCATCCACCACTGGCGGCCTGGCTGGTGCGCGGCTGGTTCGAGGTCTTCCCGGTCGCCAACTGGTCCTATTATCTGCTGGCGATGTTGATGCCGGCTATTACGCTGTGGGTCATCTGGCTCATCTCGGCCGAATATCTGCCGTTGGAGAAGCGCGTCGCCGGCGTCGCGATCATGACGCTGATCCCGTTCTTTTCCTTTCACGCGCTGAAGTTCAATGTGAACACGGTGCTGATGCCGCTGTGGGCACTCACCACATTTTTCTTCCTGCGTTCCTACACGACGCGCAGCCCGCGCGCTGCGGCCTTTGCCGGCATTTTTGCCGCCGCCGCCATGCTGGGCAAATACTGGTCGATCTTCCTCATCGCCGGCCTGATCATCGCCGCGCTCGCCAGCCGGCGGCGTAGCGTTTATTTCCGCTCGGCGGCGCCGTGGGTCACCGTGATGGTCGGCGCGGCGCTGATCGCGCCACACTTCATCTGGCTCGTCGAGCACGACTTCATCACGTTCAAATACGCCTCTGCCGTGCATGAAGCGAAATCGTTCTCTGCGACGATCATCGCCGCGATCGGCTATCTCGCCGGCTCGTTCGGCTATGTCGCGCTGCCGGCGATCATTGTGTTCGTGGTGGCGCGTGTGAAGGTCACAACTTTGCGCGACATGGCCTGGCCGCAGGACGATGACCGTCGGCTGGTGGCGCTGGCGTTCTGGGGACCGCTTCTGCTGCCGGTTGTGGGTGCGTTGCTGGCGCGGATGGAAATCACGTCGCTGTGGTCGATGTCGGCCTGGACCTTGCTGCCGATCCTGCTGCTGTCGTCGAAAGACGTCACCTGGCGTTCGGTCGATAGCGAACGCGTTGCCGCATTTGCGGCTGGGCTGCCGCTCCTTCTCCTGCTGGCCGCACCGTTCATCGCAGCGCAGAGCCTGCCTAAAGGTCCGCCGACCGCCGCGGTGCAGGCACCGCTGCTGGCCCGCGAGGTCGAGCGGCTGTGGCACCAGATGGTGCCGTTTCCGCTGCGCTATGTCGGTGGCGATGGCGACATCGTGCTGCCGGTAACGGCTTATGCTGCCGATCGCCCGCGCGCGCTCGTTCCGGGCTTCATTCTGCCGCCAGATCCGATGGCGTTGCGGCATGCCGGCATGGTGCAACTGTGCTTCTCCGGGGACGAAGCTTGTCTGGCCCGCGCCAAGGCCGAGATCGGCGGTGCGCCGTTCCAGACCAACCAGACCACCATCGTACAGACGCCGGGCCGGCCTGGCGCCGAGCCGCGACGTTATACGATCATGGTGGTACCGCCGCGGTCGTGATATGCGCTTGCGCTGAAGAGAGGGCAGGGCCTTGGACAGCAAGAGCAGGACCGCGAGCTTTTTTAGCTATGAGAATCTGTTGCGCATCGAGGATCGCATTGCTGCGACCTTCTTGCGCTATCCGTGGATCGGTTGGGGCCTCTGGATCGCCTTCCTGATCGCGACGCTGCTGCGCACGCATCCGCGCCGCTTCGGCTCGACCTTCCAGGCTTATCTGAACGCGGCGCACAGCTTCTGGAGCGGCGGGCCGGTCTACGATATGTCGACGCTCGGCGAGTATCTGTACTGGCCGGTGTCGCTATTGGTGCTCGGCCCCTTGCCGATGTTCTCGCCTGTGGTCGCTGCGGCGATTGCGGCCGCTGTTTCGGCCGCGCTGCTGACCTGGGCGGCGGTGGCGATGATGCGGTTGCTGCTGCCGGAGCAGAGCCGCGGCGACGTCATCAATCTCGCCGGCATCCTGCTCACACTCAATATTCCGAACGCCTGGTTTAACCTGAAATATGTGCAGGCGCAGGTCGGCATGACCGCTTTCATGATGCTGGCGGCGGTCGCGATCGCCAAACGTCAGTGGATTATGGCCTCGCTGTGGCTGTTCTTCAGCGTCGTCATCAAGCCTTTGTCGCTGGTGATGCTGCTGCTGTGCGGCGCGACCCAGCCGAAAATGCGGCTGTGGCTGATACTGGCGCTGGCCGCGGCACTGGCATTGCCGTTCGCCTTCGGCCATCCGGCCTATGTGGCCGAGCAATATCGCCTCTGGATCGTCAAGCTGCAGCAGCTCACCACGGTGGAGCCGGGGCAGTGGCTCTATCAAGCCGACTTCGCCACCATGCTAGATACATTCGGCATCGTG
Proteins encoded:
- a CDS encoding glycosyltransferase 87 family protein, whose amino-acid sequence is MDSKSRTASFFSYENLLRIEDRIAATFLRYPWIGWGLWIAFLIATLLRTHPRRFGSTFQAYLNAAHSFWSGGPVYDMSTLGEYLYWPVSLLVLGPLPMFSPVVAAAIAAAVSAALLTWAAVAMMRLLLPEQSRGDVINLAGILLTLNIPNAWFNLKYVQAQVGMTAFMMLAAVAIAKRQWIMASLWLFFSVVIKPLSLVMLLLCGATQPKMRLWLILALAAALALPFAFGHPAYVAEQYRLWIVKLQQLTTVEPGQWLYQADFATMLDTFGIVLPHGVQTVIRLAAALGFLALVWRIARYGNIVVFAVAVTLYAACYINLFGPRNEFLSFLVLTPTLAGLALMLLKRNAHDQRAWLLIVAVLVIAFHGALEVDRVVKPFLAFIVLGWMIWMTVDMRRWVDLLGPTAVGK